One segment of Chthoniobacterales bacterium DNA contains the following:
- a CDS encoding response regulator, with the protein MPASHESPAGTAPSVLLVEEYDALAAAITSALKKFAPRHRTQVVESLAEAEAAARQAKPQLFVVDFDPPRADVIEFLERISSSNPDARFLAIASGVPPELASQRYGPNAIHFVEKPFELIEFGAAIQALLGPWTNPASGDSRGTLRDLNARDLIPLQCLNLASAVLHLRSGKDRTGEIHFLDGQITHAVTGNFSGAGALHQMMRWQNSRASETESLVDSLRTIHGSWQHIFLEVLQQTINLPEEPVAETIEPVAAAPKAPAKSGKKIVVIDDTEMLLLFVEDALATADPALQIVTAFTGSEGVRRAEVMVPDLVLLDYSLPDLRGDQVCERLLQNEATARIPVVMMSGHVPEMMATARKYRNVVATIAKPFMSDALVALVQDALAQGPLSAAAPVLPSAPSRQENGEKPAKKNGAAGSSSKEIAEKPVVPVPTSVPPPPLQPVPAAPVVQKPPAVQEAPSFHDAPSLRDAPGVHEAHEAPVPVPLSKAPAALAASNGSSVVLGLGMEVISVQFTPRFQIGTIRAKPTASTLSLAHGAGSSSAENLLAGFEIGPVELDASGRIKTMRVVPTHRPADSIKTRNGFEINDVALVNESASIELTARGGAPMTMRLVALFKVAGVELSDQFEVAQLLLHPAGSRVRVTLDPHSRSPGGPEFETVQVRLDASSRIAEFVFASKAG; encoded by the coding sequence GTGCCTGCTTCCCACGAATCTCCTGCCGGGACAGCGCCTAGCGTTCTTCTTGTCGAAGAATACGACGCGCTGGCGGCTGCTATTACGTCCGCCCTGAAGAAATTCGCACCGCGGCATCGCACCCAGGTGGTCGAATCACTGGCCGAAGCGGAGGCCGCCGCCAGGCAAGCCAAGCCGCAGCTTTTCGTGGTCGATTTCGATCCGCCGCGCGCCGATGTGATCGAATTCCTCGAGCGGATCAGTAGCAGCAATCCGGACGCGCGCTTTCTCGCCATCGCCTCCGGGGTTCCGCCGGAACTCGCTTCCCAGCGTTATGGACCGAATGCGATCCATTTTGTGGAGAAACCTTTCGAGCTTATCGAGTTCGGCGCCGCGATTCAGGCGCTGCTCGGACCGTGGACAAACCCGGCCTCCGGGGATTCGCGCGGGACCCTGCGAGATTTGAATGCGCGCGACCTCATTCCGTTGCAATGCCTCAATCTGGCCTCCGCGGTCTTGCATCTTCGGTCCGGAAAAGATCGGACGGGCGAGATTCACTTCCTCGATGGTCAGATCACCCATGCCGTCACGGGGAATTTCAGCGGCGCTGGGGCTTTGCATCAAATGATGCGCTGGCAGAATTCGCGAGCCAGCGAAACCGAATCATTGGTCGATTCTCTCCGAACGATTCACGGCTCGTGGCAGCACATTTTTTTGGAAGTGCTTCAACAGACGATCAACCTGCCGGAGGAACCGGTCGCTGAAACGATCGAACCGGTCGCCGCCGCACCGAAGGCGCCGGCGAAGAGCGGGAAGAAGATCGTCGTTATCGATGATACCGAGATGCTGTTGCTCTTCGTGGAGGACGCACTCGCCACGGCGGACCCCGCGTTGCAGATCGTCACGGCTTTCACGGGAAGCGAAGGCGTAAGGCGCGCCGAAGTGATGGTTCCCGATCTCGTCTTGCTTGATTACAGCCTGCCCGATCTGCGCGGCGACCAGGTTTGCGAGCGGCTTCTGCAAAATGAAGCAACGGCCCGGATCCCAGTTGTGATGATGTCCGGCCACGTGCCGGAAATGATGGCCACCGCGCGAAAGTATCGGAATGTTGTCGCGACGATCGCGAAGCCATTCATGTCTGATGCGCTCGTGGCTCTGGTTCAGGATGCCCTGGCCCAGGGTCCCCTTTCCGCCGCGGCACCGGTGCTACCATCTGCACCTTCACGACAAGAAAACGGCGAAAAGCCTGCGAAGAAGAATGGCGCTGCGGGAAGCTCCAGCAAAGAGATCGCCGAGAAGCCAGTGGTCCCGGTTCCCACTTCCGTCCCGCCACCGCCGCTCCAGCCTGTCCCGGCGGCTCCCGTTGTTCAGAAGCCCCCTGCTGTCCAGGAAGCTCCTTCTTTTCACGACGCTCCCTCTCTTCGGGACGCCCCTGGTGTCCATGAAGCTCACGAGGCGCCTGTGCCGGTCCCTTTGTCAAAAGCGCCTGCCGCGCTGGCGGCATCAAACGGCAGTTCGGTGGTGCTGGGGCTCGGCATGGAGGTCATCTCCGTCCAATTCACGCCTCGTTTCCAAATCGGCACTATTCGGGCAAAGCCGACCGCTTCGACTTTGTCCCTCGCTCATGGAGCGGGCTCCTCGTCCGCCGAAAATCTGCTGGCCGGATTTGAGATCGGCCCGGTTGAACTCGATGCGAGCGGCCGTATCAAAACGATGCGCGTAGTTCCTACTCACCGCCCGGCGGACTCGATCAAAACCCGGAATGGCTTCGAGATTAACGATGTCGCGCTGGTCAACGAAAGCGCTTCCATCGAATTGACCGCGCGCGGCGGGGCGCCGATGACGATGCGGCTCGTGGCCCTGTTCAAAGTGGCCGGCGTCGAGTTATCCGATCAATTTGAAGTGGCGCAGTTGCTGTTGCATCCGGCTGGTAGCCGCGTCCGGGTTACGCTCGACCCGCACTCCCGGAGCCCGGGCGGGCCGGAATTCGAAACCGTGCAGGTGCGCCTCGACGCGTCGTCGCGAATTGCCGAATTCGTTTTCGCTTCGAAGGCTGGATAA
- a CDS encoding ABC transporter permease — MQFREILAMAMQSLGANKLRSGLTMVGITIGVFSVISVMTAIGALQSSIEGGISFLGSNIFQFAKYPVSGGQGGRNANKYENRRNVTYAQALRYQALMEGVARDVCLKCFDFKGQCTYNGLKTPPALTVVGSNKSFLAANSYTLAYGRNLTDEDVDLARNVVMIGKTIEKNLFPHESPIGKVIKINGHPMSVIGVLAEKGSAFGQSQDDICAIPITRFFENFGSAKRTVNIATQSFSSESYNRTLDRGIGAMRLARGLKPNQPDDFEIYSNDSLKSAFASIAGVVRIGAFVISLIALIAAGIGIMNIMLVSVTERTKEIGIRKSIGARSRDILRQFLTEAVFISEAGGIAGILLGVIGGDLLAAWLQADLIFPYGWAIAGLIVCSAIGIGFGFYPAYRAASLDPIEALRFE; from the coding sequence ATGCAATTTCGCGAAATCCTGGCCATGGCGATGCAATCGTTAGGCGCAAATAAATTGCGCTCGGGACTGACCATGGTGGGGATCACGATCGGGGTGTTTTCCGTCATCTCGGTGATGACGGCAATTGGGGCGCTGCAAAGCTCGATCGAGGGCGGGATCAGTTTCCTGGGCTCGAATATTTTCCAGTTCGCCAAGTATCCCGTGAGCGGCGGACAGGGCGGCCGGAACGCGAACAAATACGAAAACCGCCGCAACGTCACCTACGCGCAGGCTCTCCGGTATCAGGCCCTGATGGAAGGAGTCGCGCGCGACGTTTGTCTCAAGTGTTTCGACTTCAAAGGCCAGTGCACCTACAACGGATTGAAGACGCCGCCGGCCCTGACCGTCGTTGGCTCCAACAAGAGTTTCCTGGCCGCCAACTCTTATACTCTGGCCTACGGGCGCAATCTGACTGATGAGGATGTCGACCTGGCGCGCAACGTGGTGATGATCGGGAAGACCATCGAGAAGAATCTCTTTCCTCATGAATCGCCGATCGGGAAAGTGATCAAGATTAACGGCCATCCGATGTCGGTCATCGGGGTGCTGGCAGAGAAGGGCTCCGCCTTTGGTCAAAGCCAGGACGACATTTGCGCGATTCCAATTACACGATTCTTCGAGAATTTTGGCTCGGCCAAGCGGACCGTGAACATCGCGACCCAATCGTTTTCATCCGAAAGCTACAATCGCACGCTCGACCGCGGGATTGGCGCGATGCGGCTGGCTCGCGGGCTGAAACCGAATCAGCCGGACGATTTCGAAATCTACTCGAATGATTCGCTCAAGAGTGCGTTCGCCTCGATCGCCGGCGTGGTCCGGATCGGCGCGTTCGTAATCAGTTTGATCGCGCTTATCGCGGCCGGCATTGGGATCATGAACATCATGCTCGTTAGCGTGACCGAGCGGACCAAGGAGATCGGCATCCGGAAATCGATCGGGGCCCGGAGCCGCGATATTTTGCGTCAATTTCTGACCGAGGCGGTCTTCATTTCCGAAGCGGGCGGCATTGCTGGTATCCTCCTGGGCGTCATCGGCGGCGACCTACTGGCCGCCTGGCTCCAGGCCGACCTGATCTTCCCTTACGGCTGGGCAATTGCCGGTCTGATTGTTTGTTCGGCGATCGGCATCGGGTTCGGCTTTTACCCGGCCTATCGGGCCGCTTCCCTCGATCCGATCGAAGCCTTGCGTTTCGAGTAG
- a CDS encoding ABC transporter permease, with amino-acid sequence MKRLIYELSESWKIAFAQMQANKTRSMLTALGVIIGIVAVTLMGTAITGIQTGFDKSMAIFGDDVLYVSQFPWARVNDWWNYRDRREIKTEYAEPLNRMIAATPNSNLVLAVPTSNLVRNVKRGDYQVTGIFVQGTTADYPLISVVDFNEGRFFNEIENKTAANVCLLGYDVADALFPSESPIGKEVQISGQQFRVLGVGSRQGSFLGLFSLDSIVIVPLPTFKKFFSAKSESDIRVKVRDKLKLADAKSELTGLMRRVRALAPEKKDDFNINEQQAFKSTLDPVKNSIAIAGLFITGLSLFVGAIGIMNITFVSVKERTKEIGTRKALGARRRTILLQFLIESTSICMVGGLIGLTFAYLMCFGIGAAFPSFPVQFSLGLVLIGMFVSVFTGLVSGFAPAWSASRLDPVTALRYE; translated from the coding sequence ATGAAGCGGCTGATCTACGAGCTAAGCGAAAGCTGGAAGATTGCGTTCGCCCAAATGCAGGCGAATAAGACGCGTTCGATGCTGACCGCGCTCGGCGTGATTATCGGCATCGTCGCCGTGACCTTGATGGGGACCGCCATTACCGGAATCCAGACTGGCTTTGACAAAAGCATGGCGATCTTCGGCGATGACGTGCTCTACGTGAGCCAATTTCCCTGGGCGCGGGTGAACGATTGGTGGAACTACCGCGATCGGCGCGAGATCAAAACCGAGTACGCGGAGCCGTTAAACCGCATGATTGCAGCGACGCCAAACTCGAATCTCGTCCTGGCGGTGCCGACTTCGAATCTCGTCCGCAACGTCAAACGAGGCGACTACCAGGTGACCGGCATTTTCGTCCAGGGGACGACCGCGGATTATCCCCTGATCTCGGTAGTCGATTTCAACGAAGGCCGTTTTTTCAACGAGATCGAGAACAAGACCGCGGCTAACGTTTGCCTTCTCGGCTACGACGTGGCGGACGCGCTCTTCCCGTCGGAAAGCCCCATCGGCAAGGAGGTCCAGATCAGCGGCCAGCAATTTCGCGTTCTCGGCGTCGGCTCGCGCCAGGGGTCGTTCCTTGGCCTCTTCAGCCTGGACTCGATTGTCATCGTCCCGTTGCCGACATTTAAGAAATTCTTCAGCGCAAAGAGTGAGTCCGATATCCGGGTCAAAGTGCGCGACAAGTTGAAACTCGCCGACGCCAAGAGCGAACTGACTGGACTGATGCGGAGAGTGCGCGCGCTGGCGCCGGAAAAGAAAGACGATTTCAACATCAACGAACAGCAGGCGTTCAAGAGCACGCTCGACCCGGTCAAGAATTCGATCGCGATCGCGGGTTTGTTTATCACTGGTCTTTCCCTTTTCGTCGGCGCGATCGGGATTATGAACATCACTTTCGTGAGCGTGAAGGAACGCACGAAAGAGATCGGGACCCGCAAAGCGCTGGGCGCGCGCCGCCGCACGATCCTGCTCCAGTTCCTGATCGAATCCACGTCGATCTGCATGGTCGGCGGCCTGATCGGCCTGACCTTCGCATACCTGATGTGTTTCGGGATCGGCGCGGCGTTCCCTTCTTTCCCGGTTCAATTTTCACTGGGGCTGGTCCTGATCGGGATGTTCGTCTCCGTCTTCACCGGTTTGGTCTCGGGCTTCGCCCCCGCCTGGTCCGCCTCGCGGCTGGATCCGGTCACCGCGCTTCGGTATGAATAG
- a CDS encoding ABC transporter ATP-binding protein codes for MQPVVIDIENITKVYVMGEETVHALRGVSLQIRRNEYIAVMGPSGSGKSTLMNMLGCLDTPSSGRYFFNGKDVSAMNDDELAAIRNHEIGFVFQTFNLLPRSTSLRNVELPLVYAGLDPETREEKAAQALRDVGLGDRIHHKPNELSGGQRQRVAIARALVNDPSIILADEPTGNLDSRTGEEIMQLLENLYQSGNTIILVTHEPDIARHARRTVFLRDGLIESDEPVRHENEESLAYT; via the coding sequence ATGCAGCCGGTCGTCATCGATATCGAAAACATCACGAAGGTTTACGTGATGGGTGAAGAAACGGTGCACGCCCTGCGCGGCGTCTCGCTCCAGATCCGGCGCAACGAGTACATCGCCGTCATGGGCCCGAGCGGCAGCGGCAAATCGACGCTCATGAACATGCTCGGTTGCCTCGATACCCCGAGCTCCGGCCGATATTTTTTTAACGGCAAAGACGTTTCGGCCATGAACGACGATGAGCTGGCGGCGATCCGAAATCACGAGATCGGATTCGTGTTCCAGACCTTCAATCTGCTCCCCCGCTCCACCAGCCTCCGGAACGTGGAGCTGCCGTTGGTCTATGCCGGGCTCGATCCGGAAACGCGCGAAGAGAAGGCCGCCCAGGCTTTGCGCGATGTCGGCCTCGGCGACCGGATCCATCACAAGCCTAACGAACTGTCGGGCGGCCAGCGCCAACGCGTCGCGATCGCCCGGGCCCTGGTTAACGATCCCTCGATCATCCTGGCCGACGAGCCGACCGGCAATCTCGATTCCCGGACGGGCGAAGAAATCATGCAGTTGCTCGAAAACCTTTATCAGAGCGGAAACACCATCATCCTCGTCACCCACGAACCAGACATCGCCCGGCACGCGCGGCGGACCGTGTTCCTGCGTGACGGCCTGATCGAGAGCGACGAGCCGGTTCGGCACGAGAATGAAGAATCGCTCGCCTACACCTGA